A genomic segment from Leopardus geoffroyi isolate Oge1 chromosome A2, O.geoffroyi_Oge1_pat1.0, whole genome shotgun sequence encodes:
- the RAB8A gene encoding ras-related protein Rab-8A: MAKTYDYLFKLLLIGDSGVGKTCVLFRFSEDAFNSTFISTIGIDFKIRTIELDGKRIKLQIWDTAGQERFRTITTAYYRGAMGIMLVYDITNEKSFDNIRNWIRNIEEHASADVEKMILGNKCDVNDKRQVSKERGEKLALDYGIKFMETSAKANINVENAFFTLARDIKAKMDKKLEGNSPQGSSQGVKITPDQQKRSSFFRCVLL; encoded by the exons ATGGCGAAGACCTACGATTACCTGTTCAAGCTGCTGCTGATCGGGGACTCGGGGGTGGGGAAGACCTGTGTCCTGTTCCGCTTCTCCGAGGACGCGTTCAACTCAACTTTCATCTCCACCATAG gaatTGACTTTAAAATTAGGACCATAGAGCTCGATGGCAAGAGAATTAAGCTACAGATATG GGACACAGCTGGTCAGGAACGGTTTCGGACGATCACAACGGCCTACTACAGGGGCGCAATG GGCATCATGCTGGTCTATGACATCACCAACGAGAAATCCTTTGACAACATCCGGAACTGGATTCGGAATATTGAGGAG CATGCTTCTGCAGATGTCGAAAAGATGATACTCGGGAACAAGTGTGACGTGAACGACAAGAGACAAGTGTCCAAGGAACGGGGAGAGAAG CTCGCCCTGGACTATGGAATCAAGTTCATGGAGACCAGTGCGAAGGCCAACATCAACGTGGAGAAC GCATTTTTCACTCTCGCCAGAGACATCaaagcaaaaatggacaaaaaactg GAAGGCAACAGCCCCCAAGGGAGCAGCCAGGGAGTCAAAATCACCCCAGACCAGCAGAAGAGAAGCAGCTTTTTCCGATGTGTTCTTCTGTGA